The sequence TATTGTTAATTTATAAGCTTTTGATTAATGACTATAATTCAAAGATTCATAAAATTATTCATAGTATATGTCAATATTTATTAATTCAAAAATAATCTTTTGGTTTTACTCTTTCTAGTATGTAAGCATATGTCTCTACTTTAAAGCCTTTATATGCTGAAAACaatattctactttatttacttaaATCCTTGTTAGGGTTTGGATGTTCCAATGTGATTATAGGTTTTTCATGTAGAGATGATATTGTATATTATTTACATGTGTTGATGAGTTGATATTTAATTCTACATGATGTGATGGAAGGTAGTGATCTCATCTTAATGTGCACCTAATGCTTTTAAATTTGTGTATAAGCataaaaatttgttaaaattttagCTATCTatttatgtatatctatatatgcattcaATACAATACTTGTTATAGTTCTTTGCAAGTCTTATGGTAACTAATCGTAAGTCTCTCAATGGTAAGGGTGATGTGGTGGTTCTCATAAGATCAATTAGGGTGGGTGCTAGGAAGTATTTTGTAGGAAAAGTTTAAGGATTATATTAACATAAGTTATTTTGTAATTATGAACTTAAAGTAAATAATGCAAAGTCATAAACTAAATAATCtacatattaaaatattaataaaatatattacatataaaaaACACTTccattttagatttattttagttttgtaataaaaTTAGGATTAATATTTATCAATTTTTCTTATCAATgaattatcattttttgagcataaataTAGATATTGTTGCCTTGAAAAATAGCATTTATTATATTTGGTTGCTATATGTGTTAAAAGAAATAATGTATTAGATCTCACAATTATTATCATTACTCTATTTTTATTGAAAAACATTAAGTATAAATTTTAATcaagaattttaaaaataaaattaatgtaacaattttattttttttaaatgaaaatttttacttTATTCTCAATTTGAGTTTTAAACTTTGAATTTAAGATAAATTCCAAACTATGTAGAATAAAACTTATCCACTATTGATTAACAAGGTAAATGATACAATAAGAATATTTAATGACCAAACCAATTCAAATTATGATTAAATTTATTACATTAATGTGGTAAAGGatataaaacataaaaacaaaaacatatgaATACTAGGTATACATGGataaataactatacaaaatattcaccatcaTAGGGACCTAAGTTTTTATTAATCAACATTAAATGTTTATAttagtaaaaaaaaaattgcaataatcTCTTCTACAGCTTGTATATATAGAAAATGGACATTGGAAATTACAAGTGGTAATGAAAATTATGagtaaatataataatttataaaagaAATCTAGCATTCCCATTTTTATGGTCAAGTGACTCAAAATATTAACTCCTCTTACACCTATAATATGCATCATATATTCCACCATAATGTTCAATTAcataaatttttcaaatttaacTACTGCATATgaatattcattattttttattataactaCCAAATTGGTAAGATTCTTTTAACTATCAATTTGCACCTTTTCAATATTACCCCATTTTTAACTCATGAAATAATGTATCAAGTAGCTTAGATACTAATTAATTACCCAATTTCATGTAGGTATCTCATTTTTTCCACTACATGATATTTGGAGATCATATATTATTTATTGTGTACACAAGTAAATATACTTTATATGACTTTAAATTTATAAGGATATTGAAAATGTAATATTATCTTTATCTTACTTGATTTCTACACTAAAATTGAAAAAATGATAGTTTGCTTGTATGTTATGTTGAAAGTGGTTATGTTATTAATAGTCATCTAAAAATGTTTTGTCACTAGGCATTTTGCCTCCCTTTTTATGCATGCcttgtcctttctcatctcttAATTAGTGGAATGATGCTAGAGGTGTCACCTTATAGTCTTCCCTATTGATGCCACTTTTGACTCGTCAATTATTTGAAAAACCCCTTCCTTAATGACTTTCCCTACTTCTTTATTTCATGGTTGTTCTTCTCTAGCTCCAGTTGTTTCTCGTGGTTTCTCTTTCTTGGTGGCACTTGTTTTGGAGCCCCCTTATTTATCTAATGCCTATTTCTCATGTGATCAATGTCCCTTGGGCTCCTTTGGGTGCTCTCTCGAGTATGGAGCTTATTTCATTAATGGTATCGAATTTTCTTTACCTAGCTAGGTTCCCATCCTCAGTTCGACATCATGGCTTTCGGACATGACTTCTATTTTGGAGGGCTCTGCTAATACTATTACATTTGCCTCTCAAGAGTTGGTTTCCTCTTTGATAGTTGTGCATCACAAGAAAAAGGGTCATCTTCTTTTGACCTAGACATCTTGGTTTGTTCCTTTAAGACCACTTACTAGCCCCTATCCCAAATTTTAGGAGGTTGTTTGTTTTAGCGGTGTTGTTTTGTTGTTGGATTACCTAAGGTAATCTATCTAATTTTTAATTGGGTCTTGATGTACTATATTTGATCTAGAATGGGTTCGGGCCCTTCCCcacttaatttaataaaaaaaaatcttttattttatatGAAACATAGATGAGTGCTCATTACAAGGGAAGCATGTACTAATAACAAAAATATCAAGTCAGGTAGTGCTAGAGATTTCTAAGGAGGTGTTTGCATATGGCTACTTATGGGCCACATGGTGGCAAGAAATAGTACAAGACTCCTTAAGGTTGTTTAAGACATAATTGATTTCAATGTAATATTACTGTGAAAATACTCAGTCCCATATGATGATCAATTTAAAGGTAGTATAACTATGAAAATACTTTGATTGAGATTAAGTCCAATAATCTCGACATGTGAATATTAAGGTCATATTTCTCTAAAAATATCaagatctatatcaaaatcttATTGAAAAATTCTAATTTCAATGAAGATAGGAATAAGGCTATCACAATGTTATAATACAAGAACCATATCACTAATGTTTCATGCATTTAGTTCATGGGAAGATAGATAGGCTTTCAAAATACAACATTAGTTTGTGTTTGAGTACCAAGCATTTACATCCTCATACTCTTACTCTCAAATCCTTTGTAAATTAGGAGAGAGGCATGGCTTATTTTTATGATCCTTCTTGCACCTATATAGATTCTTTGCATACCAACACTAATATATTTATAGTATAAATTTTGGGGAAAGCGAAGACCAGCTTGTGGCATTTGGAAAATAGGTCTATCAatcctttatttattttttcattgtcaATTATAGCCAAAAAAACACATTGGAGCATGACTTCATAAGTGGGGTGTGTCTACTTTAAAGTGGTGTATACATGTGGATGGAGGAAAGGTAGGCAATATaaccataattaaaataaataaaaagataaattGGTAGGAAGAGGAAAAAGCTTCAAAATTAAGATACAAAGTGTATGGAGAAAGATAAAACTTCATATCATAAAACCCTAATGACTTAAAAATAAATCTATAAATTTCTAGGTCTTGTTTAAATTTTACTAAAAGGCTATACTTATTTGATTAACTCAatatcaaatataaataaataatgtaggatttattttaaaattatttgataatatttttttgatatagtaatttttataatttttttaagataAAACGAGTTTTGAAGGGGCCAAAACCCTTACAATCAAAGAACTGCCATCAAAAAATGAGTACGACTACTTGGCAATGAACCATAGATTTTAGAAAGGATCTGAAACCTTCTAGACTTACAGTCATCCAAAGCCCAAGAACCAATGACTACCAAAAAATTAACTAGCAATTAGCATAGACACAGCCAACAAAAACCagccaaaaatcaaaagaaaaacattACAGAACAAGATGGTATAAGGAGCAAATCTGGGTCAGCAAACATAAGACCTCAAAAAAACAGAGAATGAGGGATTTTTGGGCACCCTcagccaacaagaagggtttttccaggctcccaTAACTTGTAACAGAATCCCCACATCATAAAACATCACAAGACCCAAACCTAACAAAAACAAACCTTGGCCAGAATGGGCCCTTGAAAAATACTAGCATCTAGCAAGCCCCTGATAAAAACAGAGACAATAAATTTTTTCTAGACTCCCTCAACCTTGAATGTGGGTTTTACATGGTTCCCACAATGAGACAAAGCCGAAACCACAACAATACAACCTAAAATTACAATCTGGGAGACAGGGTTTTGAAAAGGCACGTGAAACATTTTACATAAGATACCACAAGGGTTTTTATAGGCTCCATCAAGCCACAAAACCATTTGggaaattgggttttgaaggggaACCCAAACCCATCCGTGAAGGATACCATGAAATAATTGACATGCAACCTCGACCAATAGCATGAATCGCAGTAGTTGAAAAGATCCCTCACCCCTTATCTCCGCCTCAATAGGAGAAAGAGCCACCTCAATAAGACAATGAGGAAATCAAACCGATGGCCCAGAAATTCCACTTGCAACTAGCAGAAGCTGAACCACTTCCTCACACCTAATCTCCCCCTCAATAGGAGAAAGAGCCACCTCTATAGGAGAATGAGGAGAGAAAATTCACTGCCCATGCAATCCTCTCATAATCCAACACACAAGCAACCACTCCACGTCTATAGGAGGGAAACCCACCACAAACAAATAATCAAAAGAACAGGGTAGAGTAGAAGAAACCTAAaccaagaatgagacaaggagagAACCGAGGGTCACTCACACCCACAACCAAAGACTCCCACCAAAGAAGCCACACAGAACGAAGACCAAGAGACGCCCTGCACCGAGCACGCAAAAGTGGCAGAAAGCACCCAACACCTGCCAATGAGAGTAAGGGAGAGAAAGAAGAGGGAGGAAAAGGGAGAAAAGCCACAAGCTCCACCCTTAGCATCACCACCAAACTCAATAACAACATCGACAACCCCTCCACTCCCAGTCTAGGGAGAACCCACACCAACAACCACGTGAAATAGAGAACCAACCATAAGAGCACAATCTACGATCGGAGCAGCAGAGATCAATGAGACTCACAACCTCCTCTTGGCGCAACACGAAAGCCACAACAAAACCATGGCTGATGAAAAGAACACCAAGAAACGTTATGAATCCCAGAGAGGGAACCAAAACTTGTGAACCCACGAAAGGCAGGGGCATCCAGACCACTCCTGGCACAATACCCGCCACCCCTACAATAAACCAAACCACCCCCAACACCGAAACACCTAGAACGACCATCCCTGTAACAATCCAAGCCTCGCCATCTCCATCATCTTCAGAATCGGCCTCCTCCCCTGAGGAAACCCTAGAACCTCCACTCCCACCTCTCCCACTTTCACTCATTTCAGTAAcattataatgttattttaaattcaaatttagaaTATATTTCTATGTTATTAATTATCCATTTaatcttatattatattattaaatgaaAATTTTCATAAGAAAGAATGGCATTTCATACAAATTTAGTGGTACAGGAAGATTTTTTTGTTGTTGGTACTATAGCTTATAGATATATAGCTTGAATTAGCCTAATAGTGAAGAACATGTACTCTTGGGACTATAAAGAAATCTTTCTCTTTCTTCATTAATTTATCTTATATATAACTAAAGTGATTAGACCATATAATTTTGAAATTGTAAATtacaatgttttttaatttttaatctatttttaagattatttttatataaattaaaataatataaaaaataaaaataaaataatttttttaataaaataaagatAGATTTAACTCTTAAAtagattaaattattatatttttaacaaattaataaataaataaaaattcaatttcACACAGTTTACCTCCACTCAACGTACAAGCTAACCAATAACGAGTTAAATAAAATAACCCCTATCTAAAGTTAAAGTATCATGCCACAACAATCTAAAATTCATAAACAATGTAAAGCTCGTGGTCAAGCATAATAAAAAGGTAGAAAGTGGCTCCATAAATTGAGTGAATAGTTATTCAATAATTCAAAAATATTAGACATGTACTACGGTAGACGAATATTTACTGATATATTATAATTTAGTAATTCAAATATATTCTTCTGGTCTTTCTCTTTCTAGGATGTAAGCTTACCGTGAACTATAACGCCTTTattgaattattaatttaataattcaaAAATATTCTCTTTGCTCATCAAAATCCCTATCGTAGAGCAGATGAAAACACATGAACATTTCGATTTTAATTCATTTACAGAAAGCAACACCTATAAAGCCCATGCCAACACAGCACAGACATATCAATAGTAATAGCTTTTCTCCATAACAAGATATTGCTCCTAAATATAGACTCTATTCAGAGGGCATGATGTGTATGACAAGTCTTCCACCATTACTCCTGAAACAAATTCGTGTTCTTCATCCAGCGTTTACAGTTACATATGGAGCAGCCAGTAAAGACAGACACGGCCATGAACCAAATATGTATTCCACCACGGCCACGCTCCATGTCCGCTTATAATACCTATTCATGTCTGCAATAACTTTGTCTAAACActtattttttttgacaatttcacACATTTCCCCATACCATTCCACAGACTCGCCACTTTCCCGTCGTTCCCCAGGTGATTGTAAATGATTCCGCTCTCTCTCAGCAGTCGATCATCTTCGTCGGTGTCGATGATGCCGTTCATGAAATCCGTGTAGCGAATGAAACTGAGGTCACTGGGCACCACCGAAGCTTCGAAAGCCACAAGATTTCGGATAATCACTTCTGTGTTTGAGTCCAACCTCATGTTGGGCAGATAAAGAGTGGCACTCGTCTGATCGAAGGGAATTGTGGTAAGGTCTCCATCAGTGGAAAGGAACTTCACTCCCGCAGCATACAAATCGGCAACACACGGAACGGCCAGCTCGTCTCGTGTAGGTGGAGTCTCCACAGAGGCGCTTCCTTCACCTTCCTTCTCTGCTTCATTGGATCCAAAAAGAGAAGTTAAGGGTTCCTTAAACAGGCGCAGCACTGGCAGCTTGCCCAGAACAGACAGAAGGCGGAGGGGTAACTTTATCAGGAACTGGATTACCCTCTGTCTCAGCACACGCTTCCTGAATTCTCGAATGGGGCCGATTTCCAACTAACTAAAAACCTTCCATAGAGAGCTGTGTTCTTGTGCCACTTTTTCGATCGAGCGCAGGCCGCTGTTTGTCGTCATCGCCCTTCCCGATAAGATCACATTTCCAGGGAGAAATGAAAAGAGAGAAATAGAGCGCCTCCAGTATGTGACTCCTCTCTGTTATACGCAGCCTTGAACTATCGAGCACGTTGAACAAAAATGGAGAAAACTCTATACAAGCAGGTCTTACCAGAATGCAGAGCCTCTCTTCTGCCACGTCCTTTGAGCCCAGCTGGATCTCCAACAGCTTCTGCAAGAGAAACAGCGGCAACTGATTTTCCAGCATCGTCAGGTCTCTCATTATGGCATTGTGGGTAGCGCTTCTGCCGAATGGATCTAAACATTTTGGCGCTTGAATTCCTTCTGATGAATCTTGGTAAGTCCGCTTGCCCAAGAATTGCAAGCACTCGAGCACAAAGCAGGCGTCCAAAGCCATGAGCCATGCCAGCGCTTCGCCATTGTATTCGAGGTATTTGTGATAGCAGCTACGAATTCGGTGCTCGTAGTGTCGTACCTCCTTGACGATGGACTCGAACCTGTGGCCTTCAATTCTTTCCTGGAATGCCCCAGCAGTAGCGAGCTTGAATCTCTCTATTTCGTTCAGTTCGGATCTCCAGTGGTGATATGGCCCGATGGAAACACACTGCTGAGTGTATGCTTCCGGCTTAGCTGCCAACAAGTCCTTGGGCACATTGAACACACAGAGAGATAACTCTTCTTGTTCTTCCTCCTCTATCTGCAGATTATCCCTTACCTGAATAATCCAGCGATCTGGATCAATCTTTTCCTGAACTGCATTCTTAATACAACTCGTTACGAGTATCATCGCATTTATTAATAGTtgattttttaagaaaatatataaataaatattccatctttatcGTTCAAGTGGTAATCCTATCTCAAAACAAATCTCTTTATatcttgaaaataaataaatatgtttttgttAATATAGTTAAATATTGTTCATAAAGCAAATAGTAACAACAATTCAGATTTTTTAACTTATTTAATTGAGTATTAAAAAAattatccaaatactttaaaaaaaataatgaaatacaTTAAGCAGTTGTAATATAAAgatgttttattataatttatatttattaatttaatttttttatttactaTTAAAAATGAAATTATAAATCTCAAATTAATTAAGAATAGTAAACTCTTTCATCTAATTTAAGTCCcacaattataattataatatatttgttTATAGATTTGACGTTTTTTGCATATTATAGTGTCTTTAATATATGACCTTAAACTTTTCACTCTTGATCTTTAAAAATGTATTCACATTTAATATCTAAAAATAATGATTATTTAGAAATTTTTATGCTAGAAATAAGGATTACTAGCGTGGCATCTCTTTCTTAATATAATCTAAACATCAAAGAGaccaaaaaaattatataatataattattcaaCTATGTAACATCAAATGTATTATCATAatacaaataataaaaaaatttgacATATGTATTCTATACCTACTATATCAAAAAAAGCTTTATTAAAAATTCACATCtacatttttatataaaaaattgaaatcaagaaaaattatttgatatatatatatagataaataatcatttattaatattttatattaagaTAAAAATATTTCCTcactaaaatatttatttatttccctTAAATAATCCAAAAGATGcaaactaaaagatattacatcgtgaaactataattttatattttcatataaCAAGATCATGTTGCAACCCTTATTGAAACCAAGCAGAGAATGTATAGATATTCTCAGCTTCTGTTGTTTGTCTTTTAGTATTGCTTGTTAAATtccaaaaaatttgttgttccattctTATAGACGTGCTCCATATTTTGGTCGTTGGAATTTTGAGTACAGAGATGTTTGCATTTATTAAAATTGACCACCACAACCCTTTTTCCATTGCTGTATTTTCTTAGTCAAACAGCGGAATGTAAAAGTAATCCGCTACAGGCTGATAGGCTCATATAACTGTTGTAATAGTAATCGGCTATAGGCTCATATAACTGTTGTACGGGACGCTGTATAAGCACTGCGAGCAGTATGGAATAGATCTACACCGTACATTTTCAGGTCATTTGAACTTCATTAAGGGCTAGATTTATAAACTAATAAATGTGTACGTTTGATAGATGATTTTGCTTCAATTTACCGAAAAACGAGTGCTTCGTCCTGCTCAGATAAATAGGCTACCTAATTTTTTTTACATGGCAAACAGCAACGAAGATCTTAAATTATCGTTGGAAATGATGTCGTGGATTTTAGTCTTGACAAATATTATGTGACGATAAGGATTCAATAGATAAGAACAATAATTGTTCTGCTGTGGGTacagaaataatttattttatatctaggtttatttatttattgggaatgataaaataatattttgtAGAGTAGTTGttctatttaaattttattaaataaatataaaataattattttcacaAGTCATATCAAACAAACAATCAATTATATAATGATAAAAGTTGATCAATAATACATGGTTTGATGTATATTTTATGATCTAACTTGTGCTGGGGTGTTTTTTGACAACTGATTAAAGACATAACTAATATGACATCATCATTGATGCTCAaagatttaaataatatatttaagcTCATAACTTAAATATTGAAGCATGGTTACTTTTTTTAATTAAAGGTGAATACACCATTTAAAAGCTTTATAATTGTGAAGTTGAGGTCTATGACTATTAAGTCATTTCCCCTTGATGACATAACcatttgaaataaatatttatgtatttgTTAATTAGGTTCTTATGTGCTCCATTCCACTTTATGATAGGCTAATATTCATTAGACACATATGCTTTGTAAGTCACCCTTAGGTAGCTTTAACAAAGGAAGGCATATACTTTGTAAGTCATTCAATTAATTGTTGGAAAGGTATAATTATTGATATTTTCTTATCAACAATCCAATTTTAATATTCATCTAAATTTGGCAATACTCATGTAATATTCCTATCCATTGGATTACATATATGTACTATAGTTGTACATGTGAGCCATATAGAACACTTGCTCTTACCCATCACATTTCCCAACCACGGGGATCTTAAATTTCATAAGGCACATAATTAAAAAGTTGTGTGGCCAATTTTTACCTTTTTTGGTGACTTGTCTCATTTAATTCACCCATTCAAACTATTCAATTTGCCCTTTGAATTTAGTTGTATATTTTGGGCCCAAGATAACATTAACACATTTCAATGGAATCTTAGGTTACACTCATCTCTTCAATTTAGTTAATTTTTCATAAATTATGTGACCTTTTCTTCAAGTTGAAATTCTATCCATAGTGATAGGTCGTCATTCTCAAGACCAATAGTCCAACTAGATCCTACTATGCACTCTCTTGATAATAACTTGGATCCAATAAAAGAGGACAAGAAAGAAAAGTTCTATAATGGACACCCCGAaatgcccaaaaaccataccaactgctgctaggaattttatcaaacagtttgcatccaactccttatttctccgtttaatgttttaaattcccttatggctccagaaatgaaatgttggtttgttttacatggaattgaaatcatAGAATATGAACAAGAttgaaactacaataatatgcaactagaaattgaactactgctgatatgatattattttcagaattaatcaaatacaaagtagatttttcaactcactaaatactccagcaataATGCTCCATCAAATgttttccaatcttgctactaCAATGACATGAATAGTGCTACGTGAATAGTGCCACGTGAATAGTACCACGTGAATAGTGTCGCATGAATAGTGTCCATGTGAATAGTACCACATGAATAGTGCCCACGTGAATAGTGTTGTGGCCTGTAGCTAGAAATACACCCAAATAGTGTTGCTGCCCGTAGCTGGAAATGCACCCagaatgcacccaatctgcctattAATGAAGTTgaaagcaatggattccaaaggccaaaccccaagggaatgacgtctagaatgtcacacgagaggatagacgtccttTAATGCTAAGAAAGGATCTGcgactcacacatcaatttcttctcaaattcaacatgctgaatgaagccacaaaagcttccttttattctttctccaagggtcgacccaactcacttaagtaatgtgggataaaacatgtgcaatataaaacatattaaaatattcacttatgtctcccttggatgcccctttgatttgcacacatccccataaaataattattaaagtaacactttaatattttacaattaaattaaatgttactttaataacacttcaagcattaaaatatactagcaatcggactccgaatagtgCGACTGAtaactcgtcggaaagctctcgccaagaAGTATTGAATCCAATCACCAGAACTAGCCTCTGTTGTGTcctgttgacttactaa is a genomic window of Cryptomeria japonica chromosome 7, Sugi_1.0, whole genome shotgun sequence containing:
- the LOC131057052 gene encoding putative UPF0481 protein At3g02645 — translated: MILVTSCIKNAVQEKIDPDRWIIQVRDNLQIEEEEQEELSLCVFNVPKDLLAAKPEAYTQQCVSIGPYHHWRSELNEIERFKLATAGAFQERIEGHRFESIVKEVRHYEHRIRSCYHKYLEYNGEALAWLMALDACFVLECLQFLGKRTYQDSSEGIQAPKCLDPFGRSATHNAIMRDLTMLENQLPLFLLQKLLEIQLGSKDVAEERLCILVRPACIEFSPFLFNVLDSSRLRITERSHILEALYFSLFISPWKCDLIGKGDDDKQRPALDRKSGTRTQLSMEVLRLFKEPLTSLFGSNEAEKEGEGSASVETPPTRDELAVPCVADLYAAGVKFLSTDGDLTTIPFDQTSATLYLPNMRLDSNTEVIIRNLVAFEASVVPSDLSFIRYTDFMNGIIDTDEDDRLLRESGIIYNHLGNDGKVASLWNDMNRYYKRTWSVAVVEYIFGSWPCLSLLAAPYVTVNAG